The Macaca fascicularis isolate 582-1 chromosome 14, T2T-MFA8v1.1 genome contains the following window.
GTTTTTATGTGCTTAAACAATCTTACAAAAAATCATTGTCGTAGGTATttctatacacatacatatataagtcACATAAATATAATTCAATAATTTGCTATTTAAGCCTTGGACACCTATTAATCTGTATCGTTTTTAAACCACTAAAGCATATTCCATAGTACAGATAAATTctagtttatttacttatttatataataattgctagttgttaaattttttgtgttttttttttagctctattTCAAATATTGCTGAAGTGAAAATTCTCATTTGAGTCTCTGTGACCATCAACAAACATTAGAGTATGAAACTAGTGCAGTGCTAAGATTTGGAATTTCTGGACTAAATAGCACATGTACAAAAGACTAATTTAGATTGCAACTTATGAAAGTGTTCCCCACACATTCATCAAtatgcagcattttaaaaatctttttgagacagactctcgctgtgttgcccaggctggagggcagtggcatgatcttgactcacggcaacctccacctcccgggctcagacGATTCTCCTGATATGCAGCATTTTCAATGCTCTTTAACGTTGACAAGGCGACGAGCACATTCTCCCTCCCTAGATTGCCTTTGGTAATGAAACTGATTGGCTTGAGGAACACCATCTCATCAACCCTAActccattattattttctttgaagaaagagTTGGATCAACCTCTGGCGAAACTGCTTGGTCTTAACACTATAGATTATGGGGTTGAGCACAGGTGGTACCAGAAGTAGACATTGGCCAGGAGGAGGCAAACAGCAGGTGCAGTATGCTTCAGGAAGCAGTGTACCAGAGCCACACTGATCATGGGCACATAATACACAAGGACTGCACAGATGTGTGATACACATGTGTTGAGGGCTTTCCACTGCCCCTCTCCAGAAGTAATGCCCAGCACCGTGTAGAGAATCAGCACATAGGAGATTGTGAGGAGCCGTGAGTCCAGTCCAAAAGTGGAAGTGATGATACAGAGCCCCAGAATGCTGTTGGGACGAGTGGCCCCACAGGGCAGCTGAATTAAATCTGAGTGCAGACAATAGGAGTGAGAGAGGGTGATGTTGCCACAGAAGAGCAGACGCTTCAGGAGAAAGGGCAGTGGGAACATGAGCATCACACTCTTCAGTCCAAGGGTAGCACCAGTACCAGCAATACGGGGCAAGGTCAGGATAGCAGTGTACTGCAGTGGGTTGTAGATGGCCACAAAGCGGTCCACAGACATGGCCAGCAGAACTCCTGACTCCATGATGGAAAACAAATGTATGGAGAACATCTGCAAAAGGCAGGCTTCAAAGCAGATCTTTTTGGCACTAAAAAGGAAGATGCCCAGCACAGTGGGCAGTGTAGAGGCAGAGACACCAAGCTCTGCAAAGGCCAGCATAGCTAGGAACAAGTACATTGGCTGGTGCAGAGAGATGTTTTTCTTGATCACAGTCAGGATCAGGCTGTTGCCCATGAGGGCCACAAGATatatggaacagaataaaaagatGAACCAGGGATACTGTTCCTCCAGACCAGGGAAACCAGTCAGCAGAAAATATTCTGGGGTGAATTGACTGCTGCTGAACATTCTCTCGTGTCTGGAGTCTGAGGACTTTGGCTTAGGCAAATGACACAAACATAACCTGTGGTGAAAAACATCAAATTAATAGACTGTTGACTGAGAATGACTGTAAATTCATCTGCCTAGTACTATCAACCAAGTCATTTATCTTTTCCCATTCCATGACTAGTTCAATTTGGTCTTCAATACAACAAGAGAGTGTGGAGACATGACTTACAGATATGTatatgactaaaataaaataatatgataacAAATTGTACTATCACAATTTAAACTAATTCCCATAATGACTTCAAAGTACATATGTATGGTTAATGTTTCCCATTTCTCTAGTAAAAGATAGGGCTGAGTAATTTAAAGAATATAAGGCGGGGCAcattggttcacacctgtaatcccaacactttggaaggccgtgaagcaggcagatagcttgagctcaggagtttgagaccagcctgggcaacatggcaaaaccctgtctctccaaaaaatacaaaaactagccaggtgtggtggtccacgcctgtagtcccaactactcaggaggttgaggacaGAGGAcatcttgagcctgggaggtggaggctgcaatgagccgagatggtgccactgcactccagcctgggtgacagggccacaccctatctcaaaaataaataaaaataaataaataagtaaataaaaaagacatggtTGGAAATATATTGGCATAAAAAAACTGTAATCTATCCGACATTCTACACATCCCGATTAGAGCATGGTGAACTTTCAGTGACTGATAGGGACAATAATTAAAGAGTAACTTTACCTCAAAGTTAGTGTAG
Protein-coding sequences here:
- the LOC102137392 gene encoding olfactory receptor 51I2-like; the protein is MFSSSQFTPEYFLLTGFPGLEEQYPWFIFLFCSIYLVALMGNSLILTVIKKNISLHQPMYLFLAMLAFAELGVSASTLPTVLGIFLFSAKKICFEACLLQMFSIHLFSIMESGVLLAMSVDRFVAIYNPLQYTAILTLPRIAGTGATLGLKSVMLMFPLPFLLKRLLFCGNITLSHSYCLHSDLIQLPCGATRPNSILGLCIITSTFGLDSRLLTISYVLILYTVLGITSGEGQWKALNTCVSHICAVLVYYVPMISVALVHCFLKHTAPAVCLLLANVYFWYHLCSTP